One Synechococcus sp. CC9605 genomic window carries:
- a CDS encoding DEAD/DEAH box helicase, with product MNQSTPATPRSEPDVDRSAPLNPSEIFPFPLDDFQLEAMDALNQGHSVVVSAPTGSGKTLIGEYAIHRALAHDQKVFYTTPLKALSNQKLRDFRDQFGAENVGLMTGDLSVNREASIVVMTTEIFRNMLYAEADEHDDPLTDVEAVVLDECHYMNDSQRGTVWEESIIHSPPTVQLVALSATVANAGQLTDWIDKVHGPTTLVMSDHRPVPLQFSFCSAKGLHPLLNDAGTGLHPNCKVWRAPKGHKRKGRSQRPTQPEPPPITFVVAQMAERQMLPGIYFIFSRRGCDKAVRDLGVQCLVSKQEQARIKARLTAYSNDNPEAVRDGIHADALLRGIAAHHAGVLPAWKELIEELFQQGLVKVVFATETLAAGINMPARSTVIAAMSKRTERGHRPLMGSEFLQMAGRAGRRGLDSQGYVVTVQSRFEGVREAGQLATSPSDPLVSQFTPSYGMVLNLLQRHDLAKARELVERSFGRYLAGLDLVEDEDNLSQLRLQLSQLEGVAGDIPWEDFEDYEKMRGRLREERRLLRILQQQAEETLANELTMALQFASTGTLVSLKSPQLRGRVAPAVIVEKVKGPGQFPLLLCLTDENVWILVPCQAVVSIHAELSCLQVDGLEVPELSRSGELRHGDQASGGLALAVAHMARRHDMTTPQYDLAGEVLTQARLVRDLEQEQEQHPAHRWGDRKQLKKHRRRMEDLELEIAERQQQLHQRANRHWETFLALMDILQHFGCLDELDPTEIGRTVAALRGDNELWLGLALMSGHLDDLSPPDLAAVFEAISTEVNRPDLWSGFPPPAAAEEALQDLSGLRRELLRAQERAGVVVPAWWEPELMGLVDAWARGTSWSDLIANTSLDEGDVVRIMRRTVDLLAQVPYCEAISEQLRSHARQALKAINRFPVAEAEDLVPASAALNPATERAA from the coding sequence ATGAACCAATCGACACCGGCCACGCCCCGATCCGAGCCCGATGTCGATCGCAGTGCCCCACTGAATCCCTCGGAAATCTTTCCCTTCCCGCTGGATGATTTCCAGCTGGAGGCCATGGATGCCCTCAACCAGGGACATTCGGTCGTGGTGAGTGCGCCCACAGGATCCGGCAAAACCCTGATCGGTGAATACGCCATTCATCGTGCTCTGGCCCACGACCAGAAGGTCTTTTACACCACGCCGCTGAAGGCTCTGTCCAACCAGAAGCTGCGTGATTTCCGCGATCAGTTCGGTGCCGAGAACGTGGGGTTGATGACCGGTGACCTCAGCGTGAATCGCGAGGCCTCCATCGTTGTGATGACCACGGAGATCTTCCGAAACATGCTCTACGCCGAGGCGGATGAGCACGACGATCCCCTGACTGATGTGGAAGCGGTGGTGCTCGATGAGTGTCACTACATGAACGATTCCCAACGCGGCACGGTCTGGGAGGAGTCGATCATTCACTCCCCACCCACGGTGCAGCTGGTCGCGCTCTCCGCCACCGTGGCCAATGCAGGTCAGCTGACCGACTGGATCGATAAGGTCCATGGTCCGACCACCTTGGTGATGAGTGACCACCGGCCGGTGCCACTGCAGTTCAGCTTCTGCAGCGCCAAGGGGCTGCACCCACTGCTCAACGATGCCGGCACGGGATTGCATCCCAACTGCAAGGTCTGGCGCGCTCCCAAAGGGCACAAGCGCAAAGGGCGTTCCCAGAGACCGACGCAGCCGGAACCACCACCAATCACCTTTGTTGTGGCCCAGATGGCCGAGCGGCAGATGCTCCCTGGCATCTATTTCATCTTCAGTCGCCGTGGCTGCGACAAGGCGGTTCGGGATCTGGGGGTGCAGTGTCTGGTCAGCAAGCAGGAGCAGGCGCGGATCAAGGCGCGCTTGACGGCCTACAGCAACGACAACCCCGAGGCTGTGCGGGATGGAATCCACGCCGACGCTCTGCTGCGGGGCATCGCTGCCCACCACGCTGGTGTTCTTCCGGCCTGGAAGGAGTTGATCGAGGAGCTGTTCCAGCAGGGACTGGTGAAAGTGGTCTTTGCGACCGAGACCCTTGCGGCCGGCATCAACATGCCGGCCCGCAGCACTGTGATCGCGGCCATGTCCAAGCGCACCGAGCGGGGGCATCGCCCGCTCATGGGCAGTGAGTTCCTGCAGATGGCCGGCCGGGCCGGGCGGCGTGGTCTCGACTCTCAGGGCTACGTCGTGACGGTGCAGAGCCGGTTCGAAGGTGTGCGTGAAGCCGGTCAGCTGGCGACGAGTCCCTCCGACCCACTGGTGAGCCAGTTCACCCCCAGCTACGGCATGGTTCTCAACCTGCTGCAGCGCCACGATCTGGCCAAGGCCAGGGAGTTGGTGGAGCGCAGTTTTGGCCGATATCTGGCGGGGCTGGACCTCGTGGAGGACGAAGACAACCTCTCCCAGCTGCGGTTGCAACTCAGCCAGCTAGAGGGCGTTGCCGGCGACATCCCCTGGGAAGACTTTGAGGATTACGAAAAAATGCGTGGGCGGCTCCGCGAAGAGCGGCGCTTGCTCCGCATCCTTCAGCAGCAGGCCGAGGAGACGCTGGCCAACGAGCTGACGATGGCCCTGCAGTTCGCCAGCACCGGCACCCTGGTCAGCCTCAAATCCCCGCAGCTGCGGGGGCGCGTCGCGCCCGCGGTTATCGTCGAGAAGGTGAAGGGGCCTGGTCAGTTCCCGCTGCTGCTCTGCCTGACCGATGAAAACGTCTGGATCCTGGTGCCCTGTCAGGCGGTGGTGAGCATCCATGCGGAGCTCAGTTGCCTGCAGGTGGATGGGCTCGAGGTCCCGGAGCTGTCCCGCTCCGGTGAGTTGCGCCATGGCGATCAGGCCAGTGGTGGTTTGGCGTTAGCCGTGGCCCACATGGCCCGGCGCCATGACATGACCACCCCGCAATACGACCTGGCTGGGGAGGTGTTGACCCAGGCCCGGCTGGTGCGGGATCTCGAACAGGAGCAGGAGCAGCATCCGGCCCATCGCTGGGGAGATCGCAAACAGCTGAAGAAGCACCGCCGTCGCATGGAAGATCTGGAGCTGGAGATCGCTGAACGGCAGCAGCAGCTGCATCAGCGGGCCAACCGCCACTGGGAAACCTTCCTGGCCTTGATGGATATCCTGCAGCACTTCGGATGTCTCGATGAGCTGGATCCCACGGAGATCGGCCGCACCGTTGCTGCCTTGCGGGGCGACAACGAACTCTGGCTCGGGCTGGCGCTGATGAGTGGCCATCTCGATGACCTCTCCCCCCCCGACCTGGCGGCGGTGTTCGAGGCGATCAGCACCGAGGTGAACCGCCCCGACCTGTGGAGTGGCTTCCCGCCACCTGCTGCAGCGGAGGAAGCCCTGCAGGATCTTTCGGGTCTGCGTCGCGAGCTGCTGCGGGCCCAGGAACGCGCCGGTGTGGTGGTGCCGGCCTGGTGGGAACCTGAGCTTATGGGCCTTGTGGATGCCTGGGCGCGGGGAACGTCCTGGAGCGATCTGATCGCCAACACCTCCCTGGACGAGGGCGATGTGGTTCGGATCATGCGCCGCACCGTGGACCTCCTTGCCCAGGTGCCCTACTGCGAAGCAATTAGCGAGCAACTGCGCAGCCATGCCCGTCAGGCGCTGAAAGCGATCAACCGCTTCCCCGTGGCTGAAGCCGAGGATCTGGTGCCGGCCTCCGCTGCGCTGAACCCGGCAACGGAGCGGGCGGCATGA
- a CDS encoding aminotransferase class I/II-fold pyridoxal phosphate-dependent enzyme produces the protein MLDHASPIPPARRRRLRSLNSGQEPWQLQDPAGAGQLVDVASNDYLGLSRHPDVIAAATQAMASDGVGAGGSRLITGTRPRHLELEAALATWLNRDRVLLFPSGFQANIAALMALSDRHTTVLVDRLIHHSLLAGIRTSGARLQRFAHNDLDDLGQRLQRLNYARTPPLVVTESLFSMEGTSPDLQGMADLCARHGAQLLVDEAHGLGVLGPGGRGLCHGLQEPVALVCGTFGKAFGSGGAFLAGDHTTMERLLQTSGAFRYTTALAPPLVAGAQAALRLIQAHPNWGSELRQRSEHWRTALAKEGWAKPAGHGPVLPLLVGDDQDALDLQQKLEQAGLLSVAIRPPTVPEGTARLRLVLRRDLPEGTLEQLLAALGSR, from the coding sequence ATGCTGGACCACGCTTCTCCCATCCCTCCAGCCCGCCGCCGCCGCCTGCGGAGCTTGAATTCCGGCCAGGAGCCCTGGCAGCTGCAGGATCCAGCCGGGGCTGGCCAGCTCGTTGATGTGGCGAGCAACGACTACCTCGGGCTCAGCCGCCATCCCGACGTGATCGCAGCGGCGACGCAGGCCATGGCCTCCGATGGCGTCGGTGCCGGTGGATCTCGCCTGATCACCGGAACCCGACCACGCCATCTGGAGTTGGAGGCAGCTCTCGCCACCTGGTTGAACCGAGACCGGGTGCTGCTGTTCCCCAGCGGATTTCAAGCCAACATCGCTGCCTTAATGGCCCTGAGTGACAGGCACACCACGGTGTTGGTAGACCGGCTGATCCACCACTCGCTGCTGGCGGGCATTCGCACCAGTGGAGCGCGACTGCAACGCTTTGCCCACAACGATCTTGACGATCTCGGCCAGCGGCTCCAGCGGCTCAACTACGCCAGGACCCCTCCTCTGGTGGTGACCGAAAGCCTGTTCAGCATGGAGGGCACCAGCCCTGATCTGCAGGGCATGGCCGACCTTTGTGCCCGCCACGGTGCACAACTGCTGGTGGACGAAGCCCATGGGCTGGGGGTGCTGGGGCCTGGCGGCCGCGGGCTTTGCCATGGGCTCCAAGAGCCTGTGGCCTTGGTGTGCGGCACCTTCGGCAAGGCCTTCGGCAGCGGAGGTGCGTTTCTGGCTGGGGACCACACCACGATGGAGCGGCTGCTGCAAACCAGTGGGGCCTTCCGCTACACCACGGCCCTGGCCCCACCGCTGGTGGCAGGAGCCCAGGCGGCCCTGCGCTTGATCCAAGCCCACCCCAACTGGGGAAGCGAGCTGCGCCAGCGCTCGGAACATTGGAGGACGGCGCTGGCGAAAGAGGGCTGGGCGAAACCAGCAGGGCATGGCCCCGTTCTCCCCCTGTTGGTCGGTGACGACCAGGACGCGCTCGACCTCCAGCAAAAGCTGGAGCAGGCGGGGCTGCTGTCGGTTGCGATCCGGCCGCCCACCGTGCCGGAGGGAACCGCCCGCCTGCGCCTGGTGCTGCGGCGGGACCTGCCGGAGGGCACATTGGAGCAACTGCTCGCAGCCCTCGGCTCTCGATGA
- a CDS encoding DUF1997 domain-containing protein codes for MVPQQLFRWFSVQVHRSHGIDVLVPDASLPQLQGYLAQPGRPLKALLNRKKVERLADGRFLYASRPYQLLNFQLQPEVVFRSSWDGDQLTILFEHCTIHGLGRFQDLVQFQCQAWIRPEQERLMAKADLSLELSPRGAGALVPERLMQRTGDVALRLVTDRLEKRCRTGLRKGALNWIARHP; via the coding sequence ATGGTTCCGCAGCAACTGTTTCGGTGGTTTTCGGTGCAGGTTCACCGCTCCCATGGCATCGATGTACTGGTGCCTGATGCATCCTTGCCTCAGTTGCAGGGCTACCTGGCGCAGCCTGGGCGCCCACTGAAGGCTCTGTTGAACCGCAAAAAGGTGGAGCGGCTCGCGGATGGCCGCTTCCTTTATGCATCCCGGCCGTATCAGTTGTTGAATTTTCAGCTGCAGCCTGAGGTGGTGTTCCGCTCTAGCTGGGATGGCGACCAACTCACCATTCTTTTTGAGCACTGCACGATTCATGGCCTTGGGCGCTTTCAGGATCTTGTGCAGTTCCAGTGCCAGGCCTGGATTCGTCCCGAGCAGGAACGGCTGATGGCTAAGGCTGATCTCAGCCTTGAACTGTCTCCGAGGGGAGCAGGGGCACTCGTACCGGAGCGGCTGATGCAACGCACCGGAGATGTCGCACTGCGTTTGGTGACGGATCGCTTGGAAAAGCGGTGCCGCACTGGATTAAGGAAAGGTGCACTTAATTGGATTGCACGTCACCCATAA
- a CDS encoding bile acid:sodium symporter family protein, with amino-acid sequence MTWERFTLLFPLWTLLGALLALLHPPLFIWFKGLLISLGLGVIMLGMGVGLTPADFVRVGRRPRAVLLGVLLQFLVMPALAAGIAAALHLPAPLAVGLILVGCCPGGTASNVVALIGRGDVALSVVMTTISTLTAVVLTPHLTQVLASQYVPVDGWALFLAVLQVVLLPVTIGVLLKRGLPGVAQRIEPVMPPMAVMAIVMIVSSIVGSQRGVLLQQGAVLILACLLLHGGGFLLGWLIPRLVGQSVQAQRTISIEVGMQNSGLAVVLARSGGFASSLTALPGAISAVIHCLIGSALAAVWRRQPRGNRR; translated from the coding sequence ATGACCTGGGAGCGTTTCACGCTGCTGTTTCCGCTTTGGACGTTGCTGGGAGCTTTGCTGGCCTTGCTCCATCCTCCGCTATTCATCTGGTTCAAGGGGCTACTGATCTCCCTTGGACTCGGCGTGATCATGCTGGGCATGGGCGTCGGGCTGACACCCGCTGATTTCGTGCGGGTGGGTCGTCGCCCCCGCGCCGTGCTGCTGGGGGTGCTGCTGCAGTTCCTGGTGATGCCGGCCCTTGCCGCTGGGATCGCGGCGGCTCTGCACCTGCCTGCCCCGCTTGCAGTGGGCTTAATCCTGGTCGGCTGCTGCCCGGGGGGGACCGCCAGCAATGTGGTGGCTCTGATCGGCCGTGGCGATGTGGCGCTCTCGGTGGTCATGACCACGATCAGCACCCTGACGGCGGTGGTGTTGACCCCCCATCTCACCCAGGTGTTGGCCAGCCAGTACGTGCCGGTGGACGGTTGGGCCCTGTTCCTGGCCGTGCTTCAGGTGGTGTTGCTGCCCGTCACCATTGGGGTGCTGCTCAAGCGTGGCCTGCCCGGTGTGGCCCAGCGGATTGAGCCGGTGATGCCTCCCATGGCGGTGATGGCCATCGTGATGATCGTCTCCAGCATCGTGGGCAGTCAGAGGGGTGTGCTGCTTCAGCAGGGGGCCGTGCTGATCCTGGCTTGCCTGCTGCTGCATGGCGGCGGCTTCCTGCTCGGCTGGCTGATTCCCCGGCTGGTGGGGCAGAGCGTGCAGGCCCAGCGCACCATCAGCATCGAGGTGGGAATGCAGAACTCAGGACTGGCCGTGGTGCTCGCCCGCAGTGGCGGGTTCGCCAGTTCCCTCACGGCGTTGCCGGGTGCCATCTCTGCGGTGATTCACTGCCTGATCGGCAGCGCCCTTGCCGCCGTCTGGAGGCGACAACCTCGCGGTAATCGCAGGTGA
- a CDS encoding sugar ABC transporter yields MLFFIGIRIGFRYLMSGGSLGGSATSLYFNIVIFMAAGFTIYFPFRQLAIQALSGLKLRSPLYYKRIEPLDILLALSLNNVRALLTLTLGLMALIWGLTWDFRMDSPGLALCIYLLTVVMAIGFGICLVFLGSYNKFITRLIKRLINRILIFTSGLFFATFELPLYSRPFVTWNPVLHAVELFRYSLNNEYPIPDISLSYLIWCSLILLGFSLILYRTNESLLLESVDD; encoded by the coding sequence ATGCTGTTCTTTATCGGGATCCGTATTGGATTTCGATATCTGATGTCTGGTGGGTCGTTAGGTGGTAGTGCTACAAGCCTATATTTCAACATTGTTATTTTTATGGCTGCTGGGTTTACAATTTATTTTCCTTTTAGACAGCTGGCTATACAAGCACTATCCGGCTTGAAATTGAGATCTCCGTTATATTACAAGCGTATTGAGCCGCTGGACATACTTTTAGCTTTGTCACTCAACAATGTTAGGGCTTTGTTGACCCTCACTCTTGGCCTTATGGCACTGATATGGGGTCTTACATGGGATTTTCGAATGGACAGTCCTGGGTTGGCTCTGTGCATTTATCTGCTAACTGTTGTGATGGCAATAGGATTTGGTATCTGTCTTGTCTTTCTTGGTAGTTACAACAAATTTATTACTCGGTTGATTAAACGTCTTATTAATCGTATTCTTATTTTTACATCCGGTCTGTTTTTCGCCACTTTTGAGCTCCCCTTGTATTCAAGGCCATTTGTTACATGGAATCCTGTTCTTCATGCAGTTGAGCTTTTCCGGTATTCTCTAAATAATGAATACCCAATTCCTGATATTTCATTGTCATACCTCATTTGGTGTTCACTGATACTTTTAGGATTTTCCCTGATTCTTTATAGGACGAATGAGTCCTTGCTCCTTGAGTCAGTTGATGACTAA
- a CDS encoding serine aminopeptidase domain-containing protein, producing MMQVLAMHGWAGQAGTWSHWRQRFEDEGAKWSSADRGYGGGEAVAPGWPPGPGRNLLIAHSLGLHLLPATVLAQADAVVLLASFSAFVPQGRAGRAVAAALKGMQAALGTDQELTMLERFLDKAASPHARSALPPAPLLKGLTSLGRQRLQQDLKLLARCQNLPTGWPEAVPVLVVQGERDAVVHAASAQKLIDDLGALPLTLHRDPKWGHALITPTVLSAVQQWLGAL from the coding sequence ATGATGCAGGTCCTGGCGATGCATGGTTGGGCTGGCCAGGCCGGCACCTGGTCCCACTGGCGTCAACGCTTTGAAGACGAGGGAGCGAAATGGTCCAGCGCAGACCGGGGCTACGGCGGCGGTGAAGCCGTTGCTCCGGGATGGCCCCCTGGCCCAGGACGCAACCTGTTGATCGCCCACTCCCTGGGGCTGCACCTGCTACCGGCAACTGTTCTGGCGCAGGCCGATGCGGTGGTTCTGCTGGCCAGCTTCAGCGCCTTTGTGCCCCAAGGGCGGGCAGGGCGTGCAGTGGCGGCGGCTCTGAAGGGGATGCAGGCGGCTTTAGGCACCGACCAGGAACTGACAATGCTGGAACGCTTCCTCGACAAAGCCGCTTCACCCCATGCCCGCAGCGCCCTGCCCCCAGCCCCCCTGCTGAAGGGTTTGACGAGCCTGGGGCGCCAGCGGCTGCAGCAGGATCTGAAGCTTCTGGCGCGCTGCCAGAACCTGCCAACGGGCTGGCCCGAAGCCGTGCCTGTGCTCGTGGTGCAGGGCGAACGGGACGCTGTGGTGCACGCCGCATCGGCGCAGAAGCTGATCGATGACCTCGGAGCGCTGCCGCTGACCCTGCATCGGGATCCGAAATGGGGCCACGCACTGATCACACCAACGGTGCTCTCGGCGGTGCAGCAATGGCTGGGGGCCCTGTGA
- a CDS encoding class II fumarate hydratase produces the protein MIEASLDRAEDQMTQPFRIETDSLGGIEVASEALWGAQTQRSLQNFAISDERIPLEIIQALAWIKRSCATVNGQHGLLSSQQVELICTAADAIAAGQHNNQFPLRVWQTGSGTQTNMNVNEVISNLASQASGTALGSHSPVHPNDHVNRSQSTNDVFPAAIHVAAAKHLKEGLLPALDALVQSLDTNAQAWMPIIKIGRTHLQDAVPLRLGDEVGAWRDQLKQAQAWLEGCLVSLGDLPLGGTAVGTGLNTPPGFRHAVAEELSRVAGVEVRPAENLFAVMAGHDALVHAMGQLRLLAVALLRIANDVRLLACGPRAGLGELQLPANEPGSSIMPGKINPTQCESMAMVCTQVIGLDGAVAAAGAGGHLQMNVYKPLIGFNLLQSIRMLKDAMTSYRQNLVEGLEPDREQIQRFVDRSLMLVTALTPSIGYEKASAIAQHAHHQGLTLKQAALELGHISEADFDQQVNPGAMAAPEA, from the coding sequence ATGATCGAAGCATCACTCGATCGCGCCGAAGATCAGATGACGCAGCCATTCAGGATTGAAACCGACAGCCTGGGTGGCATTGAGGTGGCGTCCGAAGCTCTCTGGGGAGCCCAGACCCAGCGCTCGCTTCAGAACTTCGCCATCAGCGACGAACGAATCCCGCTCGAGATCATCCAGGCTCTGGCCTGGATCAAGCGCTCCTGCGCCACGGTGAACGGCCAGCATGGGCTCCTGAGCTCTCAACAGGTTGAACTGATCTGCACGGCGGCCGATGCGATTGCCGCTGGCCAGCACAACAATCAGTTCCCGCTGCGGGTCTGGCAGACCGGAAGCGGGACCCAGACCAACATGAACGTCAACGAGGTGATCAGCAATCTGGCGTCTCAGGCTTCAGGCACCGCCCTCGGCAGCCACAGCCCAGTGCACCCGAATGACCACGTCAATCGATCGCAGTCCACCAATGATGTGTTTCCCGCGGCCATCCACGTTGCCGCGGCCAAGCACCTGAAGGAGGGACTGCTGCCGGCGCTCGATGCCCTGGTGCAGTCCTTGGATACCAATGCCCAGGCCTGGATGCCGATAATCAAGATTGGCCGCACCCATCTGCAGGATGCTGTGCCCCTGCGTCTTGGTGATGAAGTGGGCGCCTGGCGGGATCAACTCAAACAAGCCCAGGCATGGCTGGAAGGCTGTCTGGTGAGCCTCGGCGACCTCCCGCTTGGGGGCACCGCAGTCGGCACAGGGTTGAACACGCCACCGGGCTTCCGTCATGCCGTAGCGGAAGAGCTGAGCCGGGTCGCTGGCGTCGAGGTTCGTCCCGCTGAGAACCTCTTCGCGGTGATGGCCGGCCATGACGCCCTCGTCCATGCGATGGGCCAACTGCGCCTGCTGGCGGTGGCCCTGCTCCGCATCGCTAACGACGTGCGTCTGCTGGCATGCGGCCCTCGAGCTGGGCTAGGCGAGTTGCAGCTGCCCGCAAATGAACCCGGCAGCTCGATTATGCCGGGGAAAATCAATCCCACCCAGTGCGAGTCCATGGCCATGGTCTGCACCCAGGTGATCGGGCTCGATGGCGCCGTGGCAGCCGCCGGAGCAGGCGGCCATCTGCAGATGAATGTCTACAAGCCCTTGATCGGCTTCAACCTGCTGCAGTCGATCCGCATGCTCAAGGACGCCATGACCAGCTACCGCCAGAACCTGGTGGAGGGCTTGGAGCCAGATCGCGAGCAAATTCAGCGGTTCGTCGATCGCTCCCTGATGCTGGTCACCGCCTTAACCCCGAGCATCGGTTACGAGAAGGCCAGTGCCATCGCTCAGCATGCCCACCATCAGGGGCTGACGCTGAAGCAGGCGGCCCTGGAGCTTGGCCACATCAGCGAAGCCGACTTTGATCAGCAGGTGAATCCCGGCGCCATGGCCGCTCCAGAGGCCTGA